The nucleotide window attgaacTAACGGAGCAGAAAAGCAAAGCGGATGTATTTTGTGGTGACATTGGATCACCACGAAAAAACCTTTAACCTATCctaaacagaaaataaaaggCATGCGCACACGCACACACACTTTCTTCCCTTTTAAGGTTTACATCGACCTAATTTACATTCTACATCCATGCGATAAAAATAAATGacgaaaaaaacaaaaaaaaataaaaatacagaaTAATAAACCTAACCTAATAAACATGCATAAGAAAAGAGAAGGTAAAAccctaataaaaataaaaatgcatgcaaggagaaattaaaaaaagaactatAAAAGGGGCCACTGGTTCTCTTTAAAATGAAATCTCTTTAACTTTGGAGGCCTTGCAATTGGGATGGAACATCACGGAAATATGATTAATGGAACAGCACGTGAAAGTAAATTATGAACAGGACTAGTGGTAATGAGCAATAACAATTAGAAAGAGGCAGCGTGAATTAAAGGGAAAATAGATGGAATCTAAAACTTGTTAGTAGCAAAATCATGCATCAGGGGTAAACATTATTTCCAAGATGTATTCTACTTAACTATTGTTCACTACATGTCCATTCCATCATCTTATTACcaatttaaaacaaacataaataaaactaaattattCAAATGTAACATCTAAAGTTGGATCACAAGTCAAACATGAGTACAATGACAACATCAAGGGTAAACATTAGTTACTCAAACATCTCATATTCTCTTTCCAAAAAGTGTATGAAGAACTTGAGTCAATGCAGTAGAGAGAAATTCAAACCAACATGCACATCCAACTCTCTGTTCATTCTCTAGCATAGCAGGCCATATAGGTTGAACACATCTGCAAAGGatgatgaaatgtaaaattcAACATATGTATACAGTAAACATAACCATCCAAGGGTAGCACTTGGTTGACATTGGGGTGCCAATTTCAGAAAAGTTAAATGTGACACGTTAACTCAACCTTTGGGTTAAATTTAACCAATCCACTAATTGACCTACTACCTAACATGGTTTCCTTAATATCTAGCTGGTAATAGGTTTTCAGTTTATAtttcatgaaaataaaagatttaacaaataaaaaatagtcaGCTGAAATAtgttttcaatttatatttcatgaaaaaacaaatttagctTACTAGTTGACGATCccttaatattataatatgtgATCGGGGGCGGATCCAGACAGTGTAGTTAGGTGTGGCTAAATTTAAAACCACAAGCACACATGTGATATTATATATCAACATGCAAATCAAAAGTAAATCTTACATGTCCTGGTCACGCTCATTGGCTAAAGCAGTTTTTGCAATACACAGGAATGCATCATCAACATTGAAGTCCTCTTTTGCAGAAGTCTCAAAGTAGGGAATATTCCCTTTTGAGGCGCACCATTTCTTTGCTTTCTTCTCAGGAACCTGCGTAGAACATAATTAGACTCTCGGAAAAGAGATGAATAATTATATAACAGCAATATCATATGCATACCACTCGACTTTTCCCGCCATCAATATCAACTTTGTTTCCAagcaaaataaatggagaaaTCCCATGATTAGAAGTATTTCCCTGTCTCACAAAACATTAATCATAACCAAAGCCTATCTTAAATGGAAATAGGAAaccaaaagtgaaaaaaaaaaacatgaatgtccataaagaaataaaagaattaaaagtcCGTGCTCCATAAAACTAAAAGACGACAAGAAAAACacattcaaacttgctaaataACGACAAAGAGACACAATAAAACATTGATTATTACAGAGTTTGAATGTAGCATCATGTATCTTGGTATATGTGAGTATAGTAGTCATCTAAGGTTAATTTAGTGTGACGTTGGCACCAGTTTGTTACGCTCTGAACGCTTTCCACATGTCTCATCTAAGGTCATCTGAGTGCTTGTGCAAAAAGCAAGGATCCCTGATTTATACCTAAATTAACCGCTCGGCCACTAGCAAAACGGACATATAATAATTGTCATGTAGAGTACGGAGAAATAGAATGACAtagtttcttatgtagaatacGAACAAACCACTATTGTTCCACGATATCCTATTTTGTTCGAAACCTTGTCAAATAGCAGTTTTAGGGGTGCTATTGCATGGACGTATTTTAACCTCAGAGATCAAATAAATGTAAGCATTCTGCAAGACCTTTTCAAACGATAACCACACAAAAACCATCCCCAATCGTAGAACatgtttcaaaatcaaaagaaaacaagCATGAAATGCATAAATTACATTATGTCATATGCTTTTGTGAAGGAAGACTAATTATGCTAGAATCGATCTCCCTCTCGGTTGGCAATACATCAAACATAATAAATCTACATGACATAATCAAATCATTTACTTCCACAATTAATAATGCCATAAAGTTTAAAATTAGTATTCAGATCTATTGATGCATATAGccttaaaacaaattataagaTGGCATAGTAACAAGgaacaaaatcataaatatagAGACGGCATAGTAAACCTTTTTGAGAAAGTCATCGTGCCAGGAATCAAGAATATCAAATGACTCAAAACAATTGACATCATAGACAAGAACGCAACAATCAGCTCCTCTATAAAAGTCAGCACACACATTTTGAAATGTCTCTTTCCCTTCAGTGTCCCATA belongs to Medicago truncatula cultivar Jemalong A17 chromosome 6, MtrunA17r5.0-ANR, whole genome shotgun sequence and includes:
- the LOC120580887 gene encoding ras-related protein Rab7, translated to MALCRRTLLKVIVLGDSGVGKTSLMNQYALKKFSLKCKGTIGADFVTKDLQIDNKLVTLQIWDTEGKETFQNVCADFYRGADCCVLVYDVNCFESFDILDSWHDDFLKKGNTSNHGISPFILLGNKVDIDGGKSRVVPEKKAKKWCASKGNIPYFETSAKEDFNVDDAFLCIAKTALANERDQDICVQPIWPAMLENEQRVGCACWFEFLSTALTQVLHTLFGKRI